One Camelus ferus isolate YT-003-E chromosome 21, BCGSAC_Cfer_1.0, whole genome shotgun sequence genomic region harbors:
- the LOC116658614 gene encoding ankyrin repeat domain-containing protein 7-like: MLVTRKAKDRSLIKAVQCQKEVCVTVLLEHGADPNLEDNCQNTALHYTILAGNMSVATKLLHYNANIEATDKYNFTPLLLAIRENKEEMVKILIENGANVHAVDKLQRSALMLAVYHDSADIVKLLLEKHVNACSRDLQGWSPEQYARFNGFKHVGTKTGFNRISSAAGPGVWMLLSKDL, encoded by the exons ATGCTCGTGACAAGGAAGGCAAAGGACAGGTCTCTCATCAAG GCTGTACAATGCCAGAAAGAAGTATGTGTCACTGTCCTGCTGGAACACGGTGCTGACCCAAATCTTGAGGACAACTGTCAAAACACTGCTCTCCATTACACCATCTTGGCTGGAAATATGTCAGTTGCAACAAAGCTGCTCcactataatgcaaatattgagGCGACAGACAAG TATAACTTCACACCACTTTTACTTGCCATCAgggagaacaaagaagaaatggtcAAAATTTTGATAGAGAATGGGGCAAATGTACATGCAGTCGACAAGCTGCAAAG atCAGCGCTCATGCTTGCTGTATATCATGACTCAGCGGACATAGTCAAGCTGCTTCTTGAGAAACATGTTAATGCCTGTTCTCGAGATTTACAGGGATGGTCTCCTGAACAATATGCTCGTTTTAACGGTTTTAAACA TGTTGGTACTAAAACTGGTTTTAACAGGATCTCCtcagcagctgggcctggggtcTGGATGTTACTCTCTAAAgacctttaa
- the LOC116658613 gene encoding ankyrin repeat domain-containing protein 26-like isoform X1, translating into MRQLQQELTDTRKKVSMLEASLEVTAHHHTNSENETQESERRSHQAANPNADLPAKVKSTSSVLLHLSAETQLFLKELLSMKELQKKSETLEEEKKKLEEEVVNLRRHLEMNTVERSPVEQYKRETEERARRDVVEKLKELSQFLQAQAVSQENLLREYKHASVSQMEHRVKDPETELKSKTFQFDSNERELEKYRQLYLEELENRMSLESQLNSANERLAAVSTELQQHQSSLHGSVPERPVDGPPSAESSSTSVEPERSLNSKKELQELFRPFN; encoded by the exons ATGAGACAGCTTCAGCAAGAGCTGACTGACACCCGAAAGAAAGTGTCCATGTTGGAAGCTTCCCTGGAGGTGACAGCACATCATCACACTAACTCAGAAAATGAGACACAGGAGTCAGAGAGGAGGTCACATCAAGCTGCGAACCCA AATGCTGATCTTCCAGCAAAAGTGAAATCTACATCTTCAGTACTTCTCCATCTGAGTGCAGAAACTCAACTTTTTCTAAAGGAGTTATTATCTATGAAAGAATTgcaaaagaaatctgaaacactagaggaggagaagaagaagttGGAAGAAGAAGTAGTAAACCTCAGACGTCACCTAGAAATGAACACAGTGGAACGCAGTCCAGTAGAGCAGTACAAACGGGAGACTGAAGAGCGAGCAAGACGGGATGTagtagaaaaactgaaagaactcaGCCAGTTTTTACAG GCACAAGCAGTTTCTCAAGAAAACTTGTTAAGAGAGTATAAACATGCTTCAGTAAGTCAAATGGAACACAGAGTTAAAGATCCAGAAACtgaactgaaaagtaaaacttttcagTTTGATTCTAATGAAAGAGAATTGGAAAAATATAGACAACTGTACCTGGAAGAGCTAGAAAATAGAATGTCATTGGAAAGTCAACTAAACTC GGCTAATGAGAGGCTGGCAGCGGTAAGCACTGAGCTTCAGCAGCACCAGAGCTCCCTCCACGGCTCTGTTCCTGAAAGGCCTGTTGACGGACCGCCTTCTGCTGAAAGTTCTAGTACTAGCGTGGAGCCCGAAAGGAGTCTTAACTCAAAGAAGGAACTTCAGGAACTTTTCAGACCCTTCAACTAG
- the LOC116658613 gene encoding putative ankyrin repeat domain-containing protein 20A12 pseudogene isoform X2 has product MRQLQQELTDTRKKVSMLEASLEVTAHHHTNSENETQESERRSHQAANPNADLPAKVKSTSSVLLHLSAETQLFLKELLSMKELQKKSETLEEEKKKLEEEVVNLRRHLEMNTVERSPVEQYKRETEERARRDVVEKLKELSQFLQMQKKVMNNIARELKEATTELQSESYRLSCRLDG; this is encoded by the exons ATGAGACAGCTTCAGCAAGAGCTGACTGACACCCGAAAGAAAGTGTCCATGTTGGAAGCTTCCCTGGAGGTGACAGCACATCATCACACTAACTCAGAAAATGAGACACAGGAGTCAGAGAGGAGGTCACATCAAGCTGCGAACCCA AATGCTGATCTTCCAGCAAAAGTGAAATCTACATCTTCAGTACTTCTCCATCTGAGTGCAGAAACTCAACTTTTTCTAAAGGAGTTATTATCTATGAAAGAATTgcaaaagaaatctgaaacactagaggaggagaagaagaagttGGAAGAAGAAGTAGTAAACCTCAGACGTCACCTAGAAATGAACACAGTGGAACGCAGTCCAGTAGAGCAGTACAAACGGGAGACTGAAGAGCGAGCAAGACGGGATGTagtagaaaaactgaaagaactcaGCCAGTTTTTACAG ATGCAGAAGAAGGTGATGAATAATATAGCTAGAGAATTAAAGGAAG ctaCTACTGAACTTCAGTCTGAGTCCTACAGACTCTCTTGTAGGCTCGATGGATGA